CCATGTTACCAGCAGTGCCACTGATAACAATTGGAGGAAATGCAAACATTGTGGCAAGTTCATTTCATATAAGCAGATGGAAGAACAAACGGATGTAATGTTTCACTTTATACCCGATAGTGAAATAACTACCGAAGAAGCGTATTGGGTTCACAGGCATTGCCGGTAACGCGAACCAAAAGCGAATAAGGTAAAGGGTGGGAGGTGTGTTTTTGTCTTTAGGGGGGGAAAGGGGTGAGGGTGGGGGGGGGTGTCTTGTGGGATACAGAAGGGAAGAGTTTGCGAACGTTGTGAATAACAGGTGTGGGTCTATGGCACATAACATTTGCATTACTGCTATAAAACCTACTTAAAATGGAGTATGTATCAATAAAATACAGGGTTAAGTGGAGGTTAAAAGATAAGCCAAATTATTATTGGACGGAATGCGGTAAATTGATAAATTTTAATAGTGGGAGGGTAATAAAGAAAACGCTAAAAGGACTTACACCTGGTTATTGGGTAAGTAAAAATTTTATTCCACTTACTAAATTAAAATCATCTATTGAACTAATACCAAAAGAAAAATTACCGTTTTAATTATGAAATCTAAAACCACCCGCCAGATACTGGCACTCACAAAGGCCGCTAAGAAGTACCCGAAATGTAAAGATAAGATCAGGCAGATAAGGCAGCAACAGGCATGGAATAAATTTTTAAGTCAATAAATATGGGAAGATACACAAAAGCTCCAGGTATGCACGAGTTTGCTTACAATAGCTGGCTTTTAAAAATTCATAGAAGGCTAAATGATAGGGCGGAATCGGCAAAATTAAACCGAGATGGAAGAAAAAAAGACTTTGATATTAATTTTCGATTTCAGTTAATTACCTTAAATTATTGCCAACCGCCTGAATTCGTTATTACAAAAACAAAGCGTGTTAACTGTAATCCTATGTATAATGATTTGAAAAGCACAATTTGTAATAGTTGTTTAATTACAACACCGTATATTTGCATCACGGTTCAGATGGCGAAGTAGAGAGCGTACATCTGAATTTATTTTTGGATTCTTTAAAGGCCGCTGGTAAACTCTCTACACCGGCGGCTCTTTATTTATGAACAAATCCCTTTATTTCTCCCACGACTATACCGCAAGCGATGACGTTAAAATACTGTTCCTACGACAATCATTGGGTATGGAAGGCGTAGGGATATTTTGGTATGTGATAGAACGTTTGGCCCAGGCCGGAGGAAAGTTGCCTTTAAAAATTATCCCGGTTCTGTCAATGCAAATGCAGGTAACCGAAATCAAAGTACAGGGAGTCATTCAGAACTTCGACCTGTTCACGATTGAACAAGACATATTCTACTCCCGCCGCCTTAACGAAACCATACACCTACGCAAAACACTGCAAGATGCCGGCACAAGGGGCGCAGCAAAGCGATGGGGTACTCAAACCAAAATAAAACTTGATTAATGACAGATAAAATTCCTCCTCAGGCACTTGACATCGAAGATGCCGTATTAGGGGCTATGCTCATAGATTCCAACTGCCTCAATATTGCGATGTCAAAACTATTCACAGAAGTATTTTACCGGGAAGCAAACGCCCTTATCTTCCAGGCAATAGAAACATTGTATGACAAAGGCCAGCCGGTTGACATCCTCACAGTATGCGATCAGATGCGCCGGGATGGATCCCTGGAGCAGTGCGGTGGTTCGTATTACATCACCCGCTTAACCAACAACGTAACGAGCGGTGCCAATATTGAATACCACAGCGTTTTGTTGTGTGAATTTTACCTGAAGCGACAAGCCATAAATATTACCGGCGCAGCCAATAATGATCTTTACCTTGATGAAAAGGATGTGTTTGATATAATAAACCAGGCCGATGCAGCCATGCAGCAGGCACAGGAAAAGGTACTGCAGGGGCAGGCCCGGGATATGGCTTATTTCTCAGTGAAGGTACTTGAACAACACGACAGCGTTAAGTCAACCGGGGTACTTGGTATATCAACCGGCCTTAAATCTATTGACGAAGCAATATGCGGCCTGGTCCCGCCGGACGTTATCGTTATCGCAGCACGCCCCGGGCAGGGGAAAACAGCGCTGGCGCTATCAATCACTCACAACGCTTCAATAATCGGTAAAGTACCATGCCTTTGGATCAGCCTGGAAATGGACGGCGTACAGCTTACCCGCCGGTTGGCATCTATTGACACAGGTATCAACCATGAAGTACTTAGGAACGGTAAAACAACCACGGATGAGTACAATACCTTCCAAAAGTCGCTGGATCTTATCAG
This portion of the Chitinophagaceae bacterium genome encodes:
- a CDS encoding DUF4373 domain-containing protein, encoding MNKSLYFSHDYTASDDVKILFLRQSLGMEGVGIFWYVIERLAQAGGKLPLKIIPVLSMQMQVTEIKVQGVIQNFDLFTIEQDIFYSRRLNETIHLRKTLQDAGTRGAAKRWGTQTKIKLD
- a CDS encoding replicative DNA helicase; this encodes MTDKIPPQALDIEDAVLGAMLIDSNCLNIAMSKLFTEVFYREANALIFQAIETLYDKGQPVDILTVCDQMRRDGSLEQCGGSYYITRLTNNVTSGANIEYHSVLLCEFYLKRQAINITGAANNDLYLDEKDVFDIINQADAAMQQAQEKVLQGQARDMAYFSVKVLEQHDSVKSTGVLGISTGLKSIDEAICGLVPPDVIVIAARPGQGKTALALSITHNASIIGKVPCLWISLEMDGVQLTRRLASIDTGINHEVLRNGKTTTDEYNTFQKSLDLISRSKVFIEDRTSINIRDIRTRAYLLKKRNNIGYIVVDYLQLMSGVTRNPSREQEIAEISRGLKCLSKELGVPIIALSQLSREVEKRPDKMPQLSDLRESGAIEQDADEVLFLMRPEYYKMTEDVNIGGKSTRLPGYVSAQLLKTGTVPHGTYQSISKDPLCTSTTIPANMAQK